The genomic window GAAAGCCGCAGTCCAGTCTTTACAAGCACAAGCAGCTGAATCAGTTCGCGCAGGTGCAAAGATTTTAATATTAAGCGACCAGATCCCCCCAACTCCTAATAAGGAGGACAATGAAGGGATCAGTACAGAATATACCTACATTCCTCCCCTGTTAGCAGTGGGTGCTGTACATCATCACCTGATTCGTGAAGGGTTGCGAATGAAAACATCCCTGATTGTCAATACTGCCCAATGCTGGAGTACTCATCACTTTGCTTGTCTGATTGGCTACGGTGCTGGTGCAGTTTGCCCGTATATGGCTTTGGACACGGTGCGTGATTGGTGCATTGATCCCAAAACCCAAAAGTTAATGGCTGTGGAGAAAATTCCAGCCCTCACCGTAGAACAAGCTTTAGGAAACTATCGCAAAGCAGTAGAGTCAGGCTTACTAAAAATTCTCTCAAAGATGGGAATTTCTCTACTGTCCAGCTATCAAGCAGCCCAAATCTTTGAAGCTATTGGCATCGGTGGGGATTTAATAGAACTAGGATTTCGGGGTACAACTTCCCGCATTGGTGGTTTGAGTGTTAGCGAACTCGCTGATGAAGTACTTTCCTTCCACAGCAAGGCTTTCCCGGAACTGACGACCAAGAAGTTAGAAAACCTCGGCTTTGTGCAGTACCGTCCTGGCGGCGAGTATCACATGAATAGTCCAGAAATGGTTAAGGCGCTGCATAAGGCTCTAGATGGCGAAAACTACGACCACTACGAAGTTTACAAAAAGCACCTCCAAGGCAGACCAGTAACAGCCTTGCGGGACTTGCTAGACTTCCAAGGCGAGCGCACACCGATTCCCATAGAAGAAGTGGAGTCGGTATCTGAAATTGTCAAGCGCTTCTGCACCGGAGGCATGTCTTTAGGCGCTTTGTCAAGAGAAGCCCATGAAACTTTAGCGATCGCCATGAACCGCATTGGTGGTAAATCAAACTCTGGGGAAGGCGGCGAAGACCCTGTACGTTATACAGTTCTAGATGATGTAAACGATGGTCACTCGCCAACCCTACCGCATTTGAAAGGATTGCGGAATGGCGACACCGCCTCTAGTGCTATTAAGCAAGTCGCATCAGGACGCTTTGGTGTCACGCCAGCGTATTTAAGCAGCGCCAAACAAATTGAAATCAAAATTGCCCAAGGTGCCAAGCCTGGGGAAGGTGGACAACTACCAGGCCCTAAGGTGAGCGAATACATTGCGATGTTAAGACGCTCCAAGCCAGGTGTGACGCTGATTTCGCCGCCACCGCACCACGATATCTATTCCATTGAAGACCTAGCACAACTGATTTTTGATCTGCACCAAATTAATCCGAAAGCAAAGGTATCGGTAAAGCTAGTTGCAGAAGTTGGCATTGGCACGATCGCTGCTGGTGTAGCCAAGGCAAACGCTGATATCATCCAGATTTCTGGTCATGATGGTGGTACAGGTGCATCGCCACTAAGTTCGATTAAACATGCTGGTTCCCCGTGGGAATTGGGTTTAAGTGAAGTGCATCGCGTCTTGATGGAAAATGGTCTGCGCGATCGCGTGATTTTGCGCGTAGATGGCGGTCTTAAGAGTGGCTGGGATGTGGTAATAGGTGCATTGATGGGCGGTGAAGAATTCGGTTTTGGCTCCATCGCCATGATTGCCGAAGGCTGTATTATGGCACGAGTTTGCCACATGAACACCTGCCCTGTGGGTGTTGCTACTCAGAAAGAAGAACTCCGCAAGCGGTTTACGGGAATACCGGAACAGGTTGTCAACTTCTTCTACTTCATCGCCGAAGAAGTGCGTAGTTTGCTAGCACGACTTGGCTACCGTTCTTTATCAGAAATCATTGGACGTGCAGATTTGCTAAAACTGCGCCAAGAGGCAAAACTTAGCAAAACGCGATCGCTGAATCTCAACTGTTTACTTCAGTTACCAGATAGCAGAGAAAATCGTAGTTGGTTGGTGCATGAAGAAGTCCACAGCAATGGCGTGGTTTTGGATGACAAATTCCTTGCCGATCCTGATATTCAAGCTGCCATTCGCAACCAGTCTACTGTCACCAAGACTTACCCTATTGTCAATACTGACAGAACAGTAGGCACAAGATTAGCGGGAGCGATCGCTTCTCAATACGGTGACAGTGGCTTTGAAGGACAAATTAATCTCAACTTTACAGGTAGTGTTGGGCAAAGCTTTGGTGCTTTCAACCTCCCAGGTATAATTCTCAGCTTAGAAGGAGAAGCAAACGACTACGTAGGTAAAGGGATGCATGGTGGTGAAATCATCATCAAACCTCCAACTGATGCTACCTATAACGCATCACAAAACGTGATAGTTGGCAATACTTGCCTCTATGGTGCTACTGGTGGCATGTTATTTGCCAACGGCCTAGCAGGAGAGCGCTTTGCTGTGCGAAACTCCAAAGGCATAGCAGTGATTGAAGGCGCTGGGGATCACTGCTGCGAATATATGACTGGTGGTGTGATTGTCGTCCTCGGCAAAGTCGGACGTAACGTCGCAGCTGGAATGACTGGTGGATTGGCATACTTCTTGGATGAAGACGACTCATTTCGTGAGTTAGTCAACCCGGAAATTGTCAAAATCCAGCGAGTGATTACAGAAGCAGGTGCAAAACAACTACAAGAGTTAATCCAAACTCATGCCGAACGCACTGGTTCACCAAAAGCGAAGAAAATTCTGCAAAACTGGCAAGAATTCTTACCGAAATTCTGGCAGTTGGTTCCACCTTCTGAAGCTGATAGTCTAGAAGCTAATCCTGAAAAAACAACTGAGTTCAGTTTAGTAACTAGTCATTAGTAGCTGTAACCGTTCTCATCCTCTGGCTTCAGCCATTCTCCTGTCGGAGAAACTGCATAAATACGTAGTGTGCGAAAACCCTTTGAATGCCCAAAGTAGTCGCCTGAATTTACTCTTTAAAAAGAGCGTAGAGAGAAAAAAATATTCTCCCTTTTTTAGGGAGAATATTCACTAACTGATTCACAATTGGACTTTGGACGGTCAAGAGTTTTGGTAGAATTTCCTTGACTATGCGCCTATAGTTGGCATTGAGTGCGTTAAGTAGCTGTTAATGCCGCCAAAAATGCCAACAATCCGATGTGCCCAACCGTTAAATAAGTAGAATTACTTGTAAAATAGTCAAGCAGGCGAGAAATTTACCCACCACTAGAACCTTAGCGAGAAGGTAGTTTACAAGTTTCTGCTCTTCACACCATTCATTTGACATCCATACAATATGGAAGATAATTACCCTGAGCGCAAAATGTCTGAAGAAGAACGTTTTCAATCAGACTATTTTTCCTACTTTGAACAGCCGGAAAATGCCACCCGCTATACACTCTTCATTGATTTTTTAGAGGATGTTTTTAAAGAAAAGTCATTCTCTTTATTGGATCTGGGCTGTGGGAATGGGGCTTTGCTCAAATATCTACCTTCTCAATGTAACTATGTTGGCGTAGATCACAGTGAATATGCCATTAAATACTGCTTAAACCTATACCCCAACAGAACCTTTGTCTGCCAAGACTTATGGGTATTTCTGCGTCAACTTGCTACAGAAAATAAAAAGTTTGATGCAGTGGTACTATGCGGAATGATATATCATACCGTTGATAAGGAAAGCCAACAACACAAGGATGAGCAGGAAATTATTCAATTTTGTCTGGACAAGATAATAAGCGACAAAGGATATGTGATCATAATTGTCGGACTTAATTATGGCAACCATCCAGATCATAATCTGTTTGTTCGAGCGGAATGGCTACAAAATTTAGTAGAAAAAATGCTGGAAACTGCGAAGGCAAACATTGTTTACGAAAATCTGTGCCTACAGATTGGCTTGGAAGAAAAAATTGCACAGCAAAAAGTGATTCCTGACTGGTTTGTTCAGGATAGCTCAACTGATTATTCAAGTAAGTTCGCGGGAACATATATGGCAAGTTGGACATTTATTGCCTCTCCCTTATGTGTGACAGGTTAAAAATAGTTGATAAAATTTGATTGCGATCGCAGGAATTATGCTTAACTAGTCAAAAACCCGGTTTCTTTAACCTAGTTTTTTGTATACGATTTGTTGTCTCGAAATTCATCACCTGAAGGAATGAGCAATTATCCTTTGAATGAAATGGAGAGATGAGAAAAATCTAAAAAATATGGCTCGATTGACTGTTATCCGTTGGCTAATTCTTGGCTTAAGCTGTTTATTTCTGCTTTCAGGTTGTAGTTTCACGAACGGTTCCACTGCTGGTAAAACACTTACGGTGGCAGTAGAACCTACGTTTCCACCTTTCGAGTTTCAATCTGCAACTAGTGAGTTGCAAGGTTTTGACGTTGACTTGATGAATGCGATCGCACAATCTGCTGGCTTTCAAGTTAAGTACCAAAATATGCCTTTTGCTGGTA from Nostoc sp. UHCC 0926 includes these protein-coding regions:
- a CDS encoding class I SAM-dependent methyltransferase, whose protein sequence is MEDNYPERKMSEEERFQSDYFSYFEQPENATRYTLFIDFLEDVFKEKSFSLLDLGCGNGALLKYLPSQCNYVGVDHSEYAIKYCLNLYPNRTFVCQDLWVFLRQLATENKKFDAVVLCGMIYHTVDKESQQHKDEQEIIQFCLDKIISDKGYVIIIVGLNYGNHPDHNLFVRAEWLQNLVEKMLETAKANIVYENLCLQIGLEEKIAQQKVIPDWFVQDSSTDYSSKFAGTYMASWTFIASPLCVTG
- the gltB gene encoding glutamate synthase large subunit: MNNKPMNQDQKITADIISRDTYQGQKWLVEERDACGVGFIAHRQNHTSHEIVEKALAALTCLEHRGGCSADRDSGDGAGVLTAIPWELFQQDFTQIGKEFSSTNNIAVGMIFLPQDQEAAQKARTTVEQVAAEEKLIVLGWRVVPVQPDLLGVQARENQPQIEQVLLASVDKSGDELERQLYITRRRISKAANNISEEFYICSLSNRTIVYKGMVRSAVLGEFYQDLKNPVYKSAFAVYHRRFSTNTMPKWPLAQPMRLLGHNGEINTLLGNINWMMAREASLNHPVWGDRINELKPLVHIDNSDSATLDNVLELLVCSGRSPLEALMIMVPEAYQNQPSLRDSPEIIDFYEYYSGLQEAWDGPALLVFSDGKKVGATLDRNGLRPARYVITKDDYIVVASEAGVVDFPEANIVEKGRLGPGQMIAVDLVNHEVLKNWEIKQRIAKQHPYGEWLQQHRQELKKIVSSQSSDVNGNGHLATENGNGHSTTDQIDKQTLLQRQTAFGYTTEDVEMVIHPMAIAGSEPTFCMGDDIPLAVLSQKPHLLYDYFKQRFAQVTNPAIDPLREKLVMSLKVELGERGNLLEPKPEYARRLKLESPVLNDAELEAIKLSGFATAELSTLFAIATGPEGLKAAVQSLQAQAAESVRAGAKILILSDQIPPTPNKEDNEGISTEYTYIPPLLAVGAVHHHLIREGLRMKTSLIVNTAQCWSTHHFACLIGYGAGAVCPYMALDTVRDWCIDPKTQKLMAVEKIPALTVEQALGNYRKAVESGLLKILSKMGISLLSSYQAAQIFEAIGIGGDLIELGFRGTTSRIGGLSVSELADEVLSFHSKAFPELTTKKLENLGFVQYRPGGEYHMNSPEMVKALHKALDGENYDHYEVYKKHLQGRPVTALRDLLDFQGERTPIPIEEVESVSEIVKRFCTGGMSLGALSREAHETLAIAMNRIGGKSNSGEGGEDPVRYTVLDDVNDGHSPTLPHLKGLRNGDTASSAIKQVASGRFGVTPAYLSSAKQIEIKIAQGAKPGEGGQLPGPKVSEYIAMLRRSKPGVTLISPPPHHDIYSIEDLAQLIFDLHQINPKAKVSVKLVAEVGIGTIAAGVAKANADIIQISGHDGGTGASPLSSIKHAGSPWELGLSEVHRVLMENGLRDRVILRVDGGLKSGWDVVIGALMGGEEFGFGSIAMIAEGCIMARVCHMNTCPVGVATQKEELRKRFTGIPEQVVNFFYFIAEEVRSLLARLGYRSLSEIIGRADLLKLRQEAKLSKTRSLNLNCLLQLPDSRENRSWLVHEEVHSNGVVLDDKFLADPDIQAAIRNQSTVTKTYPIVNTDRTVGTRLAGAIASQYGDSGFEGQINLNFTGSVGQSFGAFNLPGIILSLEGEANDYVGKGMHGGEIIIKPPTDATYNASQNVIVGNTCLYGATGGMLFANGLAGERFAVRNSKGIAVIEGAGDHCCEYMTGGVIVVLGKVGRNVAAGMTGGLAYFLDEDDSFRELVNPEIVKIQRVITEAGAKQLQELIQTHAERTGSPKAKKILQNWQEFLPKFWQLVPPSEADSLEANPEKTTEFSLVTSH